From the genome of Flammeovirgaceae bacterium:
TGCAGGTCCACATTGCCAGCGAGGACAGCAAGTTTGGGCTTAAATATGATGGGCTGCTAGGCCTGTTGGAAACGGTGAACAATTTTCCGTTTGTGAAAGTCACCGGCCTCATGGGCATGGCCACGCTCACCGATGACGAGTCGGTCATACGAAATGAATTTGCCCTGCTGAAGCAATATTTTGATGATTTGAAGGGAAAAAAATTCAGCAAGAACATTGAAATGAAAGACCTTTCCATGGGCATGAGTGCCGACTACCCCATTGCGGTAGGGCTGGGCAGCACCTTGGTGCGGATCGGAACGGCCATATTTGGCGAAAGATCGAAATGATGGGCCTACAGAAAAAATTAATCATGCTGGGCGCGCTAATGGGAGGGTTTTCCGTAGCCTTTGGCGCCTTTGGCGCCCACGCCCTGAAAGGCATCCTTCTGGCACATGGGAGGGCCGGTACGTACGAACTGGCTGTGACCTACCAGTTCTACCATGCCCTTGCCTTGTTGGCCTTGGCGGCCCTGGCCGATAAACTAAATGCCCAAAAGGCCTCCTGGTCGGCCTTGGCCTTTGTTTCCGGCACGCTGGTGTTCAGCGGAAGCTTGTACATTTTGTCCCTCAGCGGAAATACCCTTTGGGGGGCGGTCACCCCTGTGGGAGGCGTGCTGCTGTTGACAGGCTGGTTGTTCTTCCTGCTCAGCGCAAGGAAGTAGCCCTACTTTTTGGGGAGCACGTTGGCCGTGAACACGACCTGGTTTTGTGGGGACACGGCATTTGAAACCACCTTCACCACTTTGTTTTGACGGCCATACTTCCCCACGCTGTTGAAGGCTATGGTAAGCTCCCCATGGCCCCCGGGAGGGATGGGGTCCCGTGGCCATCCTTTTGGGGTGGTGCACCCACAGGTCACTTCCACGTTGGTAATGATCAACGGGGCCGTGCCCGCATTGATAAATTTAAAGGTGGTTTCCACCCTCTCCCCCTGTTCCAGGTCCCCAAAGTCGTAGTTGGCGTTTTCCCATTGGATCACCGGCCCTGTGGGCGGGGCAGGCGGCTGGTCCTGCGCCAGGCCGGCCGAGAAAACCAAAATGGAAAAGAAAAGGGCAATTAAGTGCTTCATAAATGTGATTTTTGTCAAAATTAGGGATTCAATAGGCAACCGCAAACAAGTCAAACAACGAATAATACTGTGAATTTGTGCCCCAACTATGCCAAAATCTTTACATGAAATATACGGGAACAGGGTAAGGGTAAGGGCATGCGGGGTTTGTGTCGTGGAAAACAAAATCCTGATGGTGAACCATAGCGGACTGACGGACGGGGATTTTTGGGCACCGCCTGGCGGGGGACTTGGGATGCATGAGACCGCTCACCAGGCCGTGGAGCGGGAATTTTTGGAAGAAACAAACCTCAAAGTAAAACCCGGGGACCTGTTGTTTGTCACCGAATATTACAAGGCGCCCCTCCACGCCATAGAGTTGTTTTTCAACGTGGCCCTGGTGGAAGGCACCCTGAAAAAAGGCCTGGACCCGGAAATGAAACCTGCGGCCCAGGCCATTGTGGACGTGCGTTTTTTATCCTGGGGGGAAATCGCAGGGATGGATGGGCGCCACCTTCACGGGGCGTTCAAATTCGTCAGTGAACCGGCCAAAATCCTTGATTTAAGGGGCTATATTAAATTATGATTGGTTGTGTGAAAAGGGTGAAAATAATTATAATTGCAAGCTTAAACCTATGAAAAATGAACCTTACTAAGATCCTGACCTTCGTTCTCTTTGGAATCAGCATTTACCTGGGCTACTACCTGTATAGTGGCGTCCAAAAAACGGTAGATGACCGTAAAATGATCGAAAAGAAAGAAGCGGCCGTTATTGAAAAGCTCAAGTTGATACGGGAGGCGGAAAAAGCATTTCAAGAGGTGAACGGGAGGTATACTTCCAACTGGGACTCTCTGCTGGATTTCGTGAAACACGGCCAGGTGGCCATTGTGGAGCGCAGGGAAGAGTTGATCCAAAAGGAATACGGTGGCGAGGACGTGATCGTGCACATCGATACCCTTGGGTTTACTGCCGCCAAGGAACGGATTTTCAAGCAGACGTTCAACGTGACCGCTGCCGACAATGGCACGTTCATGGGCTACAAGGTGAAAGTAGGTGACCGCGCAGTGAAAAACCAACGGGGGTACGCCTTGAAGGTGGGCGACAAAACCACTGAGCCTCCATTCATTGAAAACGGGTTTATTAGCTCCCTTACCCCGCTAAACGTGGGCGACAAGGTAAACAAGGGCCAAATCCTAATGACCATCTGGGACTACAAGTTCAACCCCAATGTGGACCTGGAGCGCATCGCCTATAAACCCGGGACAGACACCAAGTTTGACATCTTCGTGGGCAAAGTTGACCGCGGGGGGATAATGGTGGATGTGATCGAGGTAAAAGACCCATCACCGGATAGTCCTTTCAGGAGTGAGGCCAACGAAGCGAAAAACCGCAAGCCGCTGCGCTTTGGTTCCCGTACTGACGTATCTACATCCGGAAACTGGGAATCTTAATATACTTTGGCAGCTGCCGCCCAGAGCTATAAGCTGATCAGGAAAATCAAAGATGAAAAATTTGATGTAGACCATCTGCATCAATATGTTTTGCTTGTTCACCTGGGTGTGCGCGACCTACAAATAGGGGTTGTTGACGCCCAGGAACGGCTTGTCCTTTTTGAAGATTACATTTTTCAAAACCTAAACTCCAGTGAAGGGCTGCTGGCATTGCTCAAAGAATTGTTTGAGGCACACCACCTGCTTACGGCCGGTTTTTGGAAAAAGGTTAAGTTCTCCATCAAAAACAACAAATTGGTGCAGGTGCCACAGGCACTGTTCGTGGAGGATGCCGCACCCGAGTACCTAAGGCTAAACGCAAAATTGAACCCCGAAAAAGAGATGGTGCTGCATTGCGAAAATGTAAAAAACAATATCATCACCGTATTTGCCTTGCATAAAGACATCCATCAATGGATAGGTGGGCTTTATGTCAATTCACAGGTAAACTTTGTCCACCAGTCGGCAAGCCTGATAGAAGGTGTGCTCAATGAGCCCATTGCAGGCACAAAGCCCCCCCTCTTTGTTTACATCGACCGTTTCAAGCTGCATATTTTGGTCGTGAAGGAAGGCCGCCTGGTGTACTACAACCAGTTTGTCATTCAGCAATTTTCCGATTATGTCAAATACATCATGCTGGTGCTGAACGCCATGCAGATGGGCCAGCAGGACAGCAAAATCGTTCTGTGGGGGTACATTGGAAAAAACTCCCCACATGCCATTGAATTCTCCAAGTATATCAAAAACGTGTCTTTTGGCGGACGGCCAAAGCACCTAAAGTTCGGCTATCTGTTCGATGAAGTGCAGGATCACCACTTTTACGATTTGTACGCCCTGCACCTCCTGTGCAACTGACAAATGGTAATGGGTTATTTTGCTATCTTTAGCCGGGCGTCAAACGGTTTCTAAATGAAATTGCCATGAAAATGACATAGTGCCCAACGGCATGGTATTAACTGGCGGTTCCCAAATTGCCACTTAAAAATCGATTATCAACAGATGAAAAGGATAGCCATTTTTCCCGGTTCTTTTGACCCCTTCACCAAAGGGCACGAAGACATTGTGCTCAGGGGGCTCAAATTATTTGATGAAATCATCGTGGGGATAGGGTACAACAGCACAAAAAGCAAGCGCTATTTCGAGATCGGGCTGATGGTAAAAAAAATAGAAGAAACCTTTGCCGGCCACCCCAATATAAAGGTGCTCACCTTTGCCGAGCTCACCGCGGCCTTTGCAAAAAAGCACCATGCCAATTATTTGCTCCGCGGCCTGCGGAACACCACGGACTTTGAATACGAAAACAGCATTTCGCAGGTAAACCGCCACCTCAACGCTGACCTTGAATCCGTTTTCCTGATCACCACCCCGCAGTTTGCGGCCATCAGTTCCTCCATCATTAGGGAAGTGCACCGCTACAAAGGGGATGTATCGGCATTCCTCCCCTACTCCCTTTAGTGCCCCAGGTCCAACTTCAGGCCTTCTGTTTTTTTGTAGTATTCTTCAAACACAAAGCGAATGGACTTATAGGAGTTTTGAAGGGCATGGTACACCTCCTTCTGTGTCATCCAACGCAACTCTTCAATGTCTTCTTCCAGGCAAGGCTTCATATGTCCATCGTCCACGGCATTCATCATGTACCATTTCGTGTGCTTGATCATGTTTTTTTTGTTCATGGTATAGGTGTGCCAGGTGGTGCATATTCCCTCGCCTAATTTTACCTTGATGTTGCTCTCTTCTTCCACTTCCCTGACGGCCGTCTCGCGGCTACGCTCGCCTTTTTCCCTCTTGCCTTTGGGAAGGTCCCATTTTTTCATCCGGTAGATCATCAAAAGCTTGTCCTTCTTGCGCACCACGCCCCCTGCTGCCTTCACCAGTTTGAATTGCTTTTTGATGAAATCCTTTACTTCCTTATAATGGTCGGTGGTAAGGTCCAGGGACAATAGGTTGGTGGGGACTTTGGAGTGAAGGAGTTCCAGAATGGTTTTCATGTCCTTTACCTCTACATTTTTTATCCAAACATGGTGTATAAGCCCCGCCTTGGTGATGTCCCCACATGTGGCGTCAATGGTATAATTGTAACTTCCCACCCCTGGGTGCCCCGACTTTCTAAGCGTAACGGGCGTGTCGTTGACAAATAGGTTCATAAAAGGACTAGGATGCTACCACAAGTGCAAAAACATAAATAAAAAGCAATGTGTCAAACATTGGGGCCACGATTGGCCAATTTATTTTTGAAAAAGCCGCCTTGCCCAATAATACCCCGCCCATTTTTGCAGTAGGCAGGCTTTCGTAATAAATTGCCAGGTGAAAAAACGCCCTTGTTTGGCAACAACCCCCATAACAAAAATATGAAGCCCATTACCACCAATCCGTCCACCGCCACCTCCGTTGCGGGGAAGTTGCTCGAAATTGAAGCCATAAAGCTCAATTATAAAAGCCCGTTTACCTGGAGTTCGGGGTGGAAATCCCCCATTTATTGCGACAATCGGCTTTCCCTCTCCTACCCCGAAATCCGTACCTACATCAAGGAAGCCCTGGCCGCGACCATACAAGGCCACTTTGGCAAGGCCGACTACGTGGCAGGGGTGGCCACGGCAGGGATAGCACAGGGCGCCCTGGTGGCCGACAAGCTGGGGTTGCCCTATGTGTACGTGCGCCCAAAGCCGAAGGAGCATGGCATGGGAAACCAAATAGAGGGCAGGATTGAAAAGGGGAAGAAAGTGGTATTGGTGGAGGACCTTATCTCTACGGGGGGAAGTTCGCTAAAGGCGGCCAAAGCCCTACAGGAGGCTGGCTGCAAAGTAATAGGCATGGTGGCCATTTTTACTTACGGGTTTGAAGTAGCGGAAAACAACTTTATCCAGGCAAAAATCCCTTTGGTGTGCCTTAGCGATTTCAAGGCCTTGTTACATGCGGCCGTTCAGCAGAAGTACATTGGCGAAGACGACCTCATCCATGTGAAATCATGGCGGCTGGACCCAGCCCATTGGAAGTGATGCCAGGCGGCCCTCCACCCCCAGCCCAAATAGCGCAAAATCATATTTTACGGGGTCGAAGGGGTCAAACCGTTTAAGGGCCGAGGTCAACTCCAAGGCGGTACGCCAATCCAATGGCTTGCGGGCTATTAACCCCAGTTTCCTGGCCACCCGCTCCACGTGTATATCGCAAGGGCACACGAGCTGGGATGGGGCAATTGTGCCCCAAAGGCCAAAGTCCACCCCTTGCCCGTCATTCCTGACCATCCACCTGAGGAACATATTGAGGCGCTTGCAGGCCGATTTCCTGGCCGGGGTGGCCACATGTTTTCGCGTCCTGGGGGGGCTGTCTTCAAGGCCAAAGAACAGTTTGTGAAAATGGACAAGGGCAGGCCCCACGTCCGGATCGCCCTTGCCCAAGGGAAATGCCGACTCCAATGAAACATGCCGCTGGTAGTGGCCCCTTAAAAACCGTATGAAATAGAGGCAGTCCGTGGCGTTGAATGTCCGGTGTTTGAATTGTTCAAAAACCTTTAGGTCGCGCAGCCTGTGGTTTATGATAAAATCGTGAGGGGCATTGTCCATTAAGGCAAACAGTTCCCGGCCCTTTTTCACAATGGTGCCCCTTTGCCCCCAGGCGAGGGTGGCGGCAAAAAAACCGGCAATTTCAATATCCTGCTTCTTTGAATAGGTGTGCGGAATGGAAACCGGATCGTCTGCTACGAAGCCGGGCTGGTTGTATATGGCCACCTTTTCGTCCAAAAAGGACTTCAACTCCTCCCCGTTCACCAAAATTATTTGTAATAGGTCACCTCTGCCCTGAATTTGGTGTCTATGCCCCCCAACCGGTCGAATGCGGACTTGGAAATTTTAATGATGATATTATCGTTTACGCTGGTTGGGGGAAAAGGGCCCACCACGCGCACAAAGACCTCGCGGTTGTTCAGTTCGTTCCTCACCTTAAGGATGGTGCCCGGCTTGGCACTGCGGTGCAACGCGAGGTATTTCCTATCGCCACCCGTGCCTTCGATCAGTTCTGCCAGGCCGTGCTCTTTCACCTCATCCGTTCCGGCCACGTTTTCGGATATTTTTACCACCGTTTCCCGGGGTGGGGCCACCGGGACCTGTTCCACAGGCCTTTGGGTGCTGTCGGTTAGGGGCATGTCAGGTGGCTTTATGCCCGGGGCTGCCACGCGTAGCAATTGCCCTGCCTCCAGGTTGCTGCCTTCGAGGTTGTTCCACTCCTTTAACTGCTGGATGGTGACGCCATACTGGCGGGCGATGGCATAAAGCGTCTCCTGTGGCGCCACGTTGTGGTAACCAACCACCGTGGTGCCCCTCACCTCGGGCTGCACCGCGGGCGTGCCCGTGCTTTTCACCAACAACCGCTGCCCCACCGACAAAGCATTGGAAGTAAGGTTGTTCATCGACTTCAGGTCTTCCACCGCCAGGTTATAAAGCCTGGAGATGGAGAAAAGGGTCTCCCCTGCGGCCACCGTATGGTAATCCTTCCCGGGAGCGGCCACGGCCGCACGGGGCACATAAGGGACTTTTAAGATTTGCCCCACGCTCAGGCCGGCATCGGCCTCTTTGTTGTATTCCAAAATCTGGGCAATGGTGGCGCCATACCTTCGGGAAATACCGTACAAGGTCTCCTGCTCATCAACCTGATGGATGACGAAGGTCTTCCCGTTAATGGTTTCCAGGCGCAGGGAGTCGGATGGGGCATAACGATCGGGGGCCGTCCACAAATGGGCAACCAAAAAAATTAACTTTATCATAGTTTATACCAGTTGAAAAAACACCAATTCTGCATTTCCCCTAACAAATTCATGCCAGTTTTGAGTTAACTTTATGCAAGTTAATCAGCTTAGTAACGATGAAGAAATTAATGATGGTATTTTCCATGCTTTGGGGGCTTGGCCCGCAGGCCGCTTTGGGGCAATCCAGGCCCAAGGTGATGGTCATGGAAATTAAGGCCGAAATCGACCCCAGGATGACGCGGTACGTCAATTTGGCCCTGGACCATGCGGAAAACATAGGCGCGGATTACGTCATAGTGGAAATGGACACTTACGGTGGCGTGCTCACCGATTCAAAGGATATTGTGGACCGGATTTTGGACTTTGAGGCGCCCATCTGGGTGTTTATCAACAAAGATGCCGCCTCTGCCGGTGCCCTTATCTCCATCGCCTGTGACAGTATTTATATGGCCCCGGGGGCCACGATAGGGGCGGCCACGGTGGTGCAGGGGGGCACAGGGGAAGCCGCGCCCGACAAGTACCAGTCCTACATGAGGTCGATCATGCGCTCCACCGCAGAACACAATGGCAGGGACCCGCGCATCGCGGAGGGCATGGTGGACGAACGCATCGCCATCGACAGCATCACTACCGAAGGAAGCGTGATCACCTTTACCACCAAAGAGGCCCTTAAGTACGGCTATTGCGAGGCCCAGGTATCGTCCATAGACGATATCCTACAGAGGAACGGTGTCCCCGATTACGAATTGGTGCGCTTTGAGGTGGGCAACGTAGAGAAAGTCATTGCCTTCTTCCTCAACCCCTTCATCAGCGGCATCCTCATCCTCGTTATCATGGGCGGGTTGTATTTTGAGCTACAAACCCCGGGGGTAGGATTTCCCATCCTCGCCTCCATCACGGCACTGGTCCTGTACTTGGTCCCCTATTACCTCAATGGGCTTGCCCAAAACTGGGAGATCATCGCGTTGTTCGTAGGGATCGTCCTCATCCTTTTGGAGGTCTTTGTGATACCCGGCTTTGGCCTGGCCGGGATCACCGGCATTGCGATGACGGTGGGGGCCATGGTGCTGATCATGGTCAACAACGACTTTTTCAATTTTGATATGGTGCCGTTGAACGACATCATCGTGGCCTCGCTGGCCATTTTTGGAGGGCTCACGGGCGGGGTGCTCCTGCTCTTTGTGGGAGGGGTACGGTTGAGCCATTCCGGCCTTTTCAAAAGGATATCCCTAACGGACACACAGGCCCAGTCGGAAGGATATACCTCCAACTTCAACACCGGGATGGACCTGGTAGGGAAAACGGGCACGGCCTATACGGTACTGAGGCCCAGTGGGAAAATCATGGTCGAAGACCAAATTTACGATGCCTTCTCCCGGGGCGACTACATCGAAAAAGGGGACACGGTTAAGGTGCTGGGGATCGAGGGCTCTACCCTGAAGGTAAGGAAAGTAACCGCATGAAACCACCTTGTAAAAGACATTGCAACCAACGGCATGATAAAGACAGGCGATTCCATATGGCCGTTAAAATCAATTATTAACCAATGAAAATAGTAGGAATCATCCCCGCCCGCTACGCCTCCACCCGGTTTCCTGCCAAGCCCCTGGCGGATATTGCCGGGCAAACCATGATTGAATGGGTGTATGGGCAGGCCAAAAAGTCGGGGGCCCTGGAGCGGGTGGTCGTGGCCACCGACAATCAAAAGATTTATGATCATGTAAAGAACAAAGGCGGAGAAGTCTGTATGACTTCTGAAAATCATGTGAGTGGTACCGATCGCTGTGCCGAGGCCTTGGCCTCCCTGGGCGGCCCATATGATTATGTGGTGAACATACAGGGCGATGAACCTTTTATAGACCCGCGGCAAATTGATTTGCTGGCCACGCTGTTGGATGGGGAGGCCGAGCTGGCCACGCTGATCAAAAAAATTGCCAGCCCTGAAGCCCTGCATAATGGCAATATTGTGAAGGTTGTGTGCAATGTCAAAAACGAGGCCATTTACTTCAGCAGGAGCGCGCTGCCCCATTTGCGAAATGTGCAGGCCACAGCGTGGTTTGGCCAGCATACGTATTACAAACACATAGGCATGTATGGCTACCGGACTGACATCCTAGGTGAGATCACACAACTGGCCCCCTCTTCGCTTGAGCTTGCCGAATCGCTGGAACAACTGCGCTGGATTGAGAATGGCTATACCATCAAAGTAGCGGAAACGGATATAGAGTCGATGGGGATAGACACGCCAGAAGATTTGGAAAAGGCGGTTGAATACCTAATTAAGAAATAAATAGAGAACACGTCATTGCGAACTGAAGCGTGGGGAAGTGGCCAGGAGTGAAGCAATCCCACAAATTAAAGTTCATTCTTCGAGTTGGGAGATTACTTCGGTCGTACCTCCCTCGCAAAGACGATTATATTACCCTACTCTGGCGCGAGTGTTGTGGGTAAGCATGTGCGCAGGGTCACTCGTGCCGCTTTGCTCTTACCCATCTAAGGCACGAGTCACCCACATGCCACTGCACTGCCCAAAGACTCGCGCCAGTTAGTTAAATTCCACGCCAGATAAGGCGTGGGATATTGGAGTGATAAAGTTGGGAGGGGATTCTGGATGCTAGTTGAGTTGTCTTAGTCTGAAATACTACTCTGGTGCGAGTGTTGTGGGCAGGAATTGCGCATGGCTCACTCGCGCCAAAATACAATACACCCCGTTGTTCCTTTCGTTTTCATAGCTAGGTAAATATAGATATAACCGCTGAATATTTGGTTGGGAGTTAAAAAGCCTTCGCCTTGGCTGGTTCGTGGGACACGTACCATGGGTTGGCAACCCTCCGGGGATGGATCCGGTCGTGCCTCCCTAGGCATAACTGGAAAAGCCGCCCCCATTACGGGGCGGCCTTCAGCTTAAAAAATCAGGGTTTCCCAATGGCCCTGGCAAAAGCCAGGACAAGTTTAAAAAATAAGGCATCCCGGCACCGGCAAAAAATATTTACCACCAACAACCACTACGAATGGAGTAAAAACCTGTCGTAACCGGGAATGCCTTTTTCCTGGGTTCATTTAACCACTAAACAAACCAACTGTTTCCTTTCAATACTAGTCCACGTTGTCATGCAAAAACTTGTTGTTGCCGAGGATACTGTTCTCGTCATTCAAGTTGTACCTGGAGATATAGGGCTCGGAGGAATGAGGCACGTTGCCCATTTTTACGCCCCGCCTCAGGTAGGCCGGCAATGACCATTTCTCATTGAACTCCTCCTTGGTCATTTCGTGTTTCTTGGCGGCCTTCAGCCGTTCGCGCCTTTCCCTCGCCTGCTGTTGCAGCCTCTCCTTCGTTTTCCGGTATTCCATCATCCCTTCTTCATTGAGGACCTGGTCCGATGAAATTTCGTTGCCCTGGTCAAACCCTTCATCGTCCCCGCCAAACAAACCATCTTCGCCTTCTTCCCCCTCTTCCCCTTCTTCCTCCCCTTCTACTTTATCAAACAGGGTTTTGTTCCTGATGGGCCCTTCCTTTTTCTCAAACAAAGTAAATGTGTAGCCACGCTCCTCCGTGCCTTCTTCCTTTCGTTCTTCGTCATCCTTCTTTTCTTCCTTCTGTTTTCCTTTTGTGGTTGTCAAAGGCCTGCTTTTATCCACGGGCTTAAGCCCCACCTCATCGTCATTATTGTTAACGGAATTGTCCATTTGTTCAAACAAATTGCTTTGCGTACGGTCCAGGTCCATTACCTTTTTTTGTGCCGTTTCCTTTGCGGACACCGCTTCTGCCTCAAAGTCCGTTGCGATCACGGTAACCCTTATCCTGTCCCCAATGGTAGGGTCCACGCCATGCCCAAAGATGACCTCGGCCTCATCGCCAGCCTGCTCCTGTATGTATTCCGTAATCTCGCTCAGTTCGTCCATCTGCAACTCCGCCTCCTCGCCCGATATAATGGAAAGCAGGATGCGCTTTGCCCCCATGATGTCCTTGTTGTCCAGCAAGGGCGAGGCCAGCGATTGCTGTGCCGCAAGCTTGGCCCGGTTCTCCCCCCTGGTTTCGGCAGAGCCCATCACCGCGCCACCGGCATTGTGCATGACGGTGCGCACATCCTGAAAGTCCACGTTTACATAGCCTGCCAGCGTGATGATCTCCGCTATCCCCTTGGCGGCCGTGGTCAATACATTGTCGGCCTGGGCAAATGCCTGGCCTATGGAGAGGTTTCCGTAGATCTCCCTCAGTTTATCGTTGAGTATTACCAGCACGGTGTCACAGCTGGCGCGTAGTGCTTCAATTCCAATCTGTGCCTGTGCCAGCTTTTTCTTTCCCTCGAAGAGAAAAGGAACCGTGACAATGCCCACGGTAAGGATATCCATATCCTTTGCGATTTTTGCCAGCACGGGCGCGGCCCCGGTGCCGGTGCCCCCGCCCATTCCAGCCGTAACGAACACCATTTTGGTGCCTGCCAGCATTTCACGGATTTGGTCTTTGCTTTCCACCGCTGCCGCACGGCCCACTTCAGGGTTGGCCCCACAGCCCAGCCCTTCGGTAAGGTTGGCACCAATTTGCAGCTTGTAG
Proteins encoded in this window:
- the ftsZ gene encoding cell division protein FtsZ, translating into MSGIAYKFELPKHHQSIIKVIGVGGGGSNAVNHMFGQGIKDVEFVVCNTDVQALNSSPVPYKLQIGANLTEGLGCGANPEVGRAAAVESKDQIREMLAGTKMVFVTAGMGGGTGTGAAPVLAKIAKDMDILTVGIVTVPFLFEGKKKLAQAQIGIEALRASCDTVLVILNDKLREIYGNLSIGQAFAQADNVLTTAAKGIAEIITLAGYVNVDFQDVRTVMHNAGGAVMGSAETRGENRAKLAAQQSLASPLLDNKDIMGAKRILLSIISGEEAELQMDELSEITEYIQEQAGDEAEVIFGHGVDPTIGDRIRVTVIATDFEAEAVSAKETAQKKVMDLDRTQSNLFEQMDNSVNNNDDEVGLKPVDKSRPLTTTKGKQKEEKKDDEERKEEGTEERGYTFTLFEKKEGPIRNKTLFDKVEGEEEGEEGEEGEDGLFGGDDEGFDQGNEISSDQVLNEEGMMEYRKTKERLQQQARERRERLKAAKKHEMTKEEFNEKWSLPAYLRRGVKMGNVPHSSEPYISRYNLNDENSILGNNKFLHDNVD
- a CDS encoding LysM peptidoglycan-binding domain-containing protein; the encoded protein is MIKLIFLVAHLWTAPDRYAPSDSLRLETINGKTFVIHQVDEQETLYGISRRYGATIAQILEYNKEADAGLSVGQILKVPYVPRAAVAAPGKDYHTVAAGETLFSISRLYNLAVEDLKSMNNLTSNALSVGQRLLVKSTGTPAVQPEVRGTTVVGYHNVAPQETLYAIARQYGVTIQQLKEWNNLEGSNLEAGQLLRVAAPGIKPPDMPLTDSTQRPVEQVPVAPPRETVVKISENVAGTDEVKEHGLAELIEGTGGDRKYLALHRSAKPGTILKVRNELNNREVFVRVVGPFPPTSVNDNIIIKISKSAFDRLGGIDTKFRAEVTYYK
- the coaD gene encoding pantetheine-phosphate adenylyltransferase encodes the protein MKRIAIFPGSFDPFTKGHEDIVLRGLKLFDEIIVGIGYNSTKSKRYFEIGLMVKKIEETFAGHPNIKVLTFAELTAAFAKKHHANYLLRGLRNTTDFEYENSISQVNRHLNADLESVFLITTPQFAAISSSIIREVHRYKGDVSAFLPYSL
- a CDS encoding DUF1573 domain-containing protein, translated to MKHLIALFFSILVFSAGLAQDQPPAPPTGPVIQWENANYDFGDLEQGERVETTFKFINAGTAPLIITNVEVTCGCTTPKGWPRDPIPPGGHGELTIAFNSVGKYGRQNKVVKVVSNAVSPQNQVVFTANVLPKK
- a CDS encoding TIGR02757 family protein, with translation MDEKVAIYNQPGFVADDPVSIPHTYSKKQDIEIAGFFAATLAWGQRGTIVKKGRELFALMDNAPHDFIINHRLRDLKVFEQFKHRTFNATDCLYFIRFLRGHYQRHVSLESAFPLGKGDPDVGPALVHFHKLFFGLEDSPPRTRKHVATPARKSACKRLNMFLRWMVRNDGQGVDFGLWGTIAPSQLVCPCDIHVERVARKLGLIARKPLDWRTALELTSALKRFDPFDPVKYDFALFGLGVEGRLASLPMGWVQPP
- a CDS encoding nodulation protein NfeD, translated to MMVFSMLWGLGPQAALGQSRPKVMVMEIKAEIDPRMTRYVNLALDHAENIGADYVIVEMDTYGGVLTDSKDIVDRILDFEAPIWVFINKDAASAGALISIACDSIYMAPGATIGAATVVQGGTGEAAPDKYQSYMRSIMRSTAEHNGRDPRIAEGMVDERIAIDSITTEGSVITFTTKEALKYGYCEAQVSSIDDILQRNGVPDYELVRFEVGNVEKVIAFFLNPFISGILILVIMGGLYFELQTPGVGFPILASITALVLYLVPYYLNGLAQNWEIIALFVGIVLILLEVFVIPGFGLAGITGIAMTVGAMVLIMVNNDFFNFDMVPLNDIIVASLAIFGGLTGGVLLLFVGGVRLSHSGLFKRISLTDTQAQSEGYTSNFNTGMDLVGKTGTAYTVLRPSGKIMVEDQIYDAFSRGDYIEKGDTVKVLGIEGSTLKVRKVTA
- a CDS encoding NUDIX domain-containing protein → MPKSLHEIYGNRVRVRACGVCVVENKILMVNHSGLTDGDFWAPPGGGLGMHETAHQAVEREFLEETNLKVKPGDLLFVTEYYKAPLHAIELFFNVALVEGTLKKGLDPEMKPAAQAIVDVRFLSWGEIAGMDGRHLHGAFKFVSEPAKILDLRGYIKL
- the kdsB gene encoding 3-deoxy-manno-octulosonate cytidylyltransferase, whose translation is MKIVGIIPARYASTRFPAKPLADIAGQTMIEWVYGQAKKSGALERVVVATDNQKIYDHVKNKGGEVCMTSENHVSGTDRCAEALASLGGPYDYVVNIQGDEPFIDPRQIDLLATLLDGEAELATLIKKIASPEALHNGNIVKVVCNVKNEAIYFSRSALPHLRNVQATAWFGQHTYYKHIGMYGYRTDILGEITQLAPSSLELAESLEQLRWIENGYTIKVAETDIESMGIDTPEDLEKAVEYLIKK
- a CDS encoding orotate phosphoribosyltransferase, whose protein sequence is MKPITTNPSTATSVAGKLLEIEAIKLNYKSPFTWSSGWKSPIYCDNRLSLSYPEIRTYIKEALAATIQGHFGKADYVAGVATAGIAQGALVADKLGLPYVYVRPKPKEHGMGNQIEGRIEKGKKVVLVEDLISTGGSSLKAAKALQEAGCKVIGMVAIFTYGFEVAENNFIQAKIPLVCLSDFKALLHAAVQQKYIGEDDLIHVKSWRLDPAHWK
- a CDS encoding DUF423 domain-containing protein, whose protein sequence is MMGLQKKLIMLGALMGGFSVAFGAFGAHALKGILLAHGRAGTYELAVTYQFYHALALLALAALADKLNAQKASWSALAFVSGTLVFSGSLYILSLSGNTLWGAVTPVGGVLLLTGWLFFLLSARK
- a CDS encoding NUDIX domain-containing protein, whose amino-acid sequence is MNLFVNDTPVTLRKSGHPGVGSYNYTIDATCGDITKAGLIHHVWIKNVEVKDMKTILELLHSKVPTNLLSLDLTTDHYKEVKDFIKKQFKLVKAAGGVVRKKDKLLMIYRMKKWDLPKGKREKGERSRETAVREVEEESNIKVKLGEGICTTWHTYTMNKKNMIKHTKWYMMNAVDDGHMKPCLEEDIEELRWMTQKEVYHALQNSYKSIRFVFEEYYKKTEGLKLDLGH
- a CDS encoding DUF3822 family protein, with translation MAAAAQSYKLIRKIKDEKFDVDHLHQYVLLVHLGVRDLQIGVVDAQERLVLFEDYIFQNLNSSEGLLALLKELFEAHHLLTAGFWKKVKFSIKNNKLVQVPQALFVEDAAPEYLRLNAKLNPEKEMVLHCENVKNNIITVFALHKDIHQWIGGLYVNSQVNFVHQSASLIEGVLNEPIAGTKPPLFVYIDRFKLHILVVKEGRLVYYNQFVIQQFSDYVKYIMLVLNAMQMGQQDSKIVLWGYIGKNSPHAIEFSKYIKNVSFGGRPKHLKFGYLFDEVQDHHFYDLYALHLLCN